In Marinihelvus fidelis, one genomic interval encodes:
- a CDS encoding alpha-ketoglutarate-dependent dioxygenase AlkB family protein has translation MTEFPGFSYTPSFIPAGQADVLFTALWANTPWEQLDIVLFGRTVRQPRLTAWYAERGVRYRYSGLEMSGDEFPADIADLAAQLDQHLGVRFNAVLLNAYRDGDDAMGWHADDEPELGAQPVIASVSLGATRVMRVRHGKSGPSTGLSLENGSLLVMSGDSQANFRHSIPRTRQPVGRRINLTFRRVAPAGAPRPSRA, from the coding sequence ATGACTGAGTTCCCTGGGTTCAGTTACACACCATCATTCATTCCTGCCGGGCAGGCCGATGTGCTGTTCACGGCCCTTTGGGCGAACACGCCATGGGAGCAGTTGGACATCGTTCTTTTCGGTCGCACGGTCAGGCAGCCCCGATTGACGGCCTGGTATGCAGAACGGGGTGTCCGCTATCGCTACAGCGGGCTGGAAATGTCGGGTGACGAGTTTCCGGCTGACATCGCGGACCTTGCGGCGCAGCTAGACCAGCACCTGGGGGTCCGATTCAACGCGGTCCTGCTGAATGCCTATCGCGACGGCGATGACGCCATGGGCTGGCATGCCGACGACGAGCCGGAACTGGGCGCACAACCGGTCATCGCCTCGGTCAGCCTGGGGGCCACCCGCGTGATGCGGGTCCGCCATGGCAAGAGTGGCCCGTCAACGGGGCTGTCGCTGGAAAATGGCAGCCTGCTGGTCATGTCTGGCGATAGCCAGGCAAACTTCCGGCACTCGATTCCCAGGACCCGCCAGCCGGTGGGCCGGAGAATTAACCTGACGTTTCGCCGTGTTGCCCCTGCAGGGGCACCGCGCCCGTCGCGAGCCTGA
- the dxs gene encoding 1-deoxy-D-xylulose-5-phosphate synthase has translation MTSKYPLLERVETPLDLRELDEAQLPAFAEELREYLIDSVSSAGGHFGAGLGCVELTVALHYLYQTPEDRIVWDVGHQAYPHKILTGRKAEITTIKKKDGLAPFPKREESEYDTFGVGHSSTSVSAALGMALAAERLGHDRRVVAVIGDGGMTAGMAFEALNHGGDIDPNLLVVLNENQMSISPNVGAMTKMLGRLMSGPTMMGIRERGKRMMRKDSPAWRFMSRWEEHVKGMVMPSTLFEELGFNYLGPIDGHDLPTLLRSIRTAQTLEGPMLLHIITAKGKGYAPAEDDPVKYHAVSPFDRDEGVKSKPRPQKPLPTYTEVFGRWLCDTAEQDKRLLAITPAMREGSGMVEFHERFPEQYFDVGIAEQHAVTLAAGMACEGAHPVVAIYSTFLQRAYDQLLHDVALQNLPVLFAIDRAGLVGPDGPTHAGSFDYSYLRCVPNMVIMAPADENECRRMLKTGFAYEGPTAVRYPRGKGPGVEVDPGAPGLEIGRGKVIREGHKVAILAFGAMVDASRQAAEAIDATLVNMRFVKPLDTALVERLAKSHDLLVTVEENAVLGGAGSGVNEALAAAGVLVPILNIGLPDAYLEHGSREECLEDAGLHPDGIQASIEARLRALPGQASPAAGPVRLATGAVPLQGQHGETSG, from the coding sequence ATGACGTCCAAGTACCCATTACTGGAGCGCGTAGAAACGCCGCTCGACCTGCGCGAACTTGATGAAGCGCAGCTGCCGGCGTTCGCCGAAGAACTACGCGAATACCTGATCGATTCCGTCTCCAGCGCGGGCGGGCACTTCGGCGCCGGCCTGGGTTGCGTGGAACTCACCGTGGCCCTGCATTACCTGTACCAGACGCCTGAGGACCGGATCGTCTGGGATGTCGGCCACCAGGCCTACCCCCACAAGATCCTCACCGGGCGCAAGGCCGAGATCACCACGATCAAGAAAAAGGACGGCCTGGCGCCGTTTCCCAAGCGCGAAGAGAGCGAGTACGACACTTTCGGCGTGGGTCATTCCTCCACGTCGGTCAGCGCCGCCCTGGGCATGGCGCTGGCGGCCGAGCGCCTGGGTCACGACCGCCGCGTGGTCGCGGTCATCGGCGATGGCGGCATGACCGCCGGCATGGCCTTCGAGGCGCTGAACCATGGCGGTGACATCGACCCCAATCTGCTGGTCGTGCTGAACGAGAACCAGATGTCGATTTCGCCGAATGTCGGCGCGATGACCAAGATGCTCGGTCGCCTGATGAGCGGCCCGACGATGATGGGCATTCGTGAGCGTGGCAAGCGCATGATGCGCAAGGACTCACCGGCCTGGCGCTTCATGAGCCGATGGGAAGAGCACGTCAAGGGCATGGTGATGCCCAGCACGCTGTTCGAGGAGCTGGGCTTCAACTACCTGGGCCCCATCGACGGCCATGACCTGCCGACCCTGCTGCGCTCCATTCGCACGGCGCAGACGCTGGAAGGCCCCATGCTGCTGCACATCATCACCGCCAAGGGTAAGGGCTATGCGCCGGCCGAGGACGACCCGGTCAAGTACCACGCGGTCAGCCCCTTCGATCGTGACGAGGGCGTCAAGAGCAAGCCGCGGCCACAAAAGCCGCTGCCGACCTACACCGAGGTGTTCGGGCGCTGGCTGTGTGACACCGCCGAGCAGGACAAGCGGCTGCTGGCCATCACGCCGGCCATGCGGGAAGGCTCAGGCATGGTCGAATTTCACGAGCGTTTTCCGGAACAGTATTTCGATGTCGGCATCGCCGAACAGCATGCCGTGACGCTGGCCGCCGGCATGGCCTGCGAAGGCGCGCACCCGGTGGTCGCGATATACAGCACCTTTCTGCAGCGTGCCTACGATCAATTGCTGCATGATGTCGCCCTGCAGAACCTGCCGGTGCTGTTCGCCATCGACCGCGCCGGCCTGGTGGGTCCCGACGGCCCGACCCATGCCGGCAGTTTCGATTACAGCTACCTGCGCTGCGTGCCGAACATGGTCATCATGGCGCCGGCCGATGAAAATGAATGCCGGCGCATGCTCAAGACCGGGTTCGCCTATGAAGGGCCGACCGCGGTGCGTTACCCGCGCGGCAAGGGGCCCGGCGTCGAGGTCGACCCAGGCGCACCCGGCCTGGAGATCGGCCGTGGCAAGGTCATTCGCGAGGGCCATAAGGTCGCGATCCTGGCCTTCGGCGCCATGGTCGACGCATCCCGCCAGGCCGCCGAGGCCATCGACGCCACGCTGGTGAACATGCGCTTCGTCAAGCCGCTGGACACGGCCCTGGTCGAACGTTTGGCCAAGAGCCATGACCTGCTGGTCACGGTGGAGGAAAACGCCGTGCTGGGTGGCGCGGGAAGCGGCGTTAATGAAGCCCTGGCCGCGGCCGGCGTTCTGGTGCCCATTCTCAATATCGGGCTGCCTGACGCGTATCTCGAACACGGTAGTCGCGAGGAATGCCTGGAGGACGCTGGACTGCACCCCGACGGCATACAGGCGTCCATCGAGGCCCGCCTACGCGCCCTGCCCGGCCAGGCCAGCCCTGCGGCCGGCCCGGTCAGGCTCGCGACGGGCGCGGTGCCCCTGCAGGGGCAACACGGCGAAACGTCAGGTTAA
- a CDS encoding polyprenyl synthetase family protein: MTETAPDTPSPSDQAALWRQRFESELEQRLRETGDTPGDLLESMRYSALAGGKRMRPLLVYGAGQALGIDVDELHGIAAAIELIHAYSLIHDDLPAMDDDDIRRGRPTNHRVYGQSTAILAGDALQALAFEVLANDANLSQNPAAQVRVIGAVAHACGAAGMAGGQVLDLAAIDKTIDATALETMHRLKTGALIRVSATAPALYALAPADQASALSDYGACVGLAFQIHDDVLDVTASSQQTGKPSQGDAARNKPAFPSVLGLERSRERASELVEKATRSLSELPGDTRALAWLAGYAIRREG; the protein is encoded by the coding sequence GTGACTGAAACCGCCCCCGACACGCCATCGCCGTCGGACCAGGCGGCCCTGTGGCGACAGCGTTTCGAGTCCGAGCTGGAACAGCGACTGCGGGAAACCGGCGACACGCCGGGAGACCTGCTGGAATCGATGCGCTATTCCGCCCTCGCCGGCGGCAAGCGCATGCGCCCCCTGCTGGTCTACGGTGCCGGCCAGGCCCTCGGCATTGACGTTGACGAACTGCACGGCATCGCCGCGGCGATCGAGCTGATCCATGCCTATTCGCTGATTCACGATGACCTGCCCGCCATGGACGACGATGACATCCGTCGGGGCCGGCCGACCAATCACCGGGTGTATGGCCAGTCCACAGCGATCCTGGCCGGTGACGCGCTGCAGGCATTGGCCTTCGAAGTGCTCGCCAATGATGCCAACCTGTCACAAAACCCGGCGGCACAGGTCCGCGTGATCGGCGCGGTCGCCCACGCTTGCGGAGCCGCGGGCATGGCCGGAGGGCAGGTTCTGGACCTTGCCGCCATCGACAAGACCATCGACGCGACGGCACTGGAGACGATGCACCGGCTGAAGACCGGTGCGTTGATCCGCGTCAGCGCCACCGCGCCCGCGCTGTACGCCCTGGCGCCCGCCGATCAGGCCAGTGCACTGTCCGATTACGGCGCCTGCGTGGGCCTGGCCTTCCAGATTCATGATGACGTGCTTGATGTCACGGCCAGCAGCCAGCAGACCGGCAAGCCGTCGCAGGGCGATGCCGCCCGCAATAAGCCCGCCTTTCCGTCCGTTCTGGGGCTGGAGCGGTCGCGCGAGCGCGCGTCGGAGCTGGTCGAAAAGGCCACGCGCTCTTTGTCCGAACTCCCGGGGGATACCCGTGCCCTGGCGTGGCTGGCGGGTTACGCCATCCGCCGTGAGGGGTAA
- a CDS encoding exodeoxyribonuclease VII small subunit has product MSDKSPENPDFEHALSELETLVQKLESGELTLDQSLTEFRKGVELTRRCQAVLDKAQLTVEQLLDIDDESSASDFKPGD; this is encoded by the coding sequence ATGTCAGATAAATCGCCCGAAAACCCCGACTTTGAACACGCCCTTTCCGAGCTGGAAACCCTGGTGCAGAAGCTGGAGTCCGGGGAACTGACGCTGGACCAGTCACTGACCGAGTTCCGCAAGGGCGTGGAACTCACGCGCCGTTGCCAGGCGGTGCTCGACAAGGCCCAGCTGACCGTTGAACAACTGCTGGACATCGATGATGAATCCTCCGCAAGCGACTTCAAGCCGGGTGACTGA
- the tilS gene encoding tRNA lysidine(34) synthetase TilS: protein MSGQDTGFSARWLATQLPAISPGGRFIVALSGGADSSALAVAMAALATELGLPVEAAHIHHGVNTHADAWQRHCQALCERIGLSLVVRRTRPDPDSRLGPEAEWRRIRYAEFEALLQNGDVLLTAHHQGDQAETLLLNMTRGSGPDGLGAIPRSRQLGQGRVWRPLLDIGPEALRDYLRDQDLDWIDDDSNSDTAMDRAYLRQAVLPVMEQRWPGIAARLARVAGHQAEVSSLLAQAAEPWLEQLRLDGHVLPWSGLRQVRPYLASVVIRHWLRRRGLSTPPGKRLDTFLEQLATAEAGSATCLAWSGHALRYFDDALWLGADAYPAPAQPCQWTGDQSLDLGPVAGGLSSAAANDATTELSVRFRSGGEQFRFSTGSPRRALKDLLREAGIPPWFREFVPLIYRGDTLVGVGHWLLDPDGQESTGNVLQTLSWQPADPVLKQLADRLGQQQHTRHDSLESPPALG, encoded by the coding sequence ATGAGTGGCCAGGACACCGGGTTCAGCGCCAGGTGGCTGGCCACGCAACTGCCCGCTATCTCGCCGGGCGGACGATTCATTGTTGCCCTGTCGGGTGGTGCGGATTCCAGTGCACTGGCCGTAGCCATGGCGGCACTCGCCACGGAACTGGGTTTGCCTGTTGAAGCAGCTCACATCCATCATGGCGTCAACACACATGCTGATGCCTGGCAGAGGCACTGCCAGGCGCTTTGCGAGCGCATTGGTCTGTCGCTGGTCGTGCGCCGCACCCGGCCCGACCCGGACAGTCGCCTGGGCCCCGAAGCGGAATGGCGGCGTATTCGTTATGCCGAGTTCGAAGCGTTACTGCAAAACGGCGATGTCCTGCTGACCGCCCACCACCAGGGCGACCAGGCCGAGACCCTGCTGCTGAACATGACCCGTGGTAGCGGACCTGATGGTCTCGGGGCCATTCCCCGCTCGCGGCAGCTCGGCCAGGGACGGGTCTGGCGCCCACTGCTCGACATCGGTCCGGAGGCATTACGTGACTACCTGCGCGACCAGGACCTGGACTGGATCGACGACGACTCCAACAGCGACACGGCCATGGACCGGGCCTACCTCCGCCAGGCCGTCCTGCCGGTCATGGAACAGCGTTGGCCGGGCATCGCCGCGCGGCTGGCGCGCGTGGCTGGCCACCAGGCCGAGGTGTCCAGCCTGCTGGCCCAGGCCGCCGAACCCTGGCTGGAACAATTGCGCCTCGACGGCCACGTCCTGCCCTGGTCCGGCCTGCGCCAGGTTAGGCCCTACCTGGCCAGCGTCGTCATCCGGCACTGGCTGCGTCGACGGGGCCTTTCGACACCGCCCGGAAAGCGCCTTGACACATTCCTGGAGCAGCTGGCAACCGCCGAGGCCGGCTCGGCCACTTGCCTGGCCTGGAGCGGCCACGCGCTGCGCTACTTCGATGACGCCCTGTGGCTGGGTGCGGACGCCTACCCGGCACCAGCACAGCCTTGCCAGTGGACAGGGGACCAGTCCCTCGACCTGGGTCCAGTAGCGGGTGGGTTGTCATCCGCAGCTGCCAACGACGCCACCACCGAGTTGAGCGTCCGTTTCCGTAGCGGCGGGGAGCAGTTCCGGTTCAGCACCGGGTCACCGCGGCGCGCGCTGAAAGACCTGCTACGCGAAGCCGGCATCCCGCCATGGTTCCGCGAATTTGTTCCCCTGATCTACCGCGGGGACACGCTGGTGGGCGTCGGCCACTGGTTGCTGGATCCCGATGGACAGGAATCCACTGGGAATGTACTGCAGACCCTGTCGTGGCAACCGGCCGACCCCGTGTTGAAACAACTGGCTGACCGGCTTGGACAACAGCAGCACACCCGCCATGATTCCCTTGAATCCCCACCCGCTCTGGGGTAG
- a CDS encoding acetyl-CoA carboxylase carboxyltransferase subunit alpha, which translates to MNPNYLDFEQPIAELQEKIDELRNVGSDNAINLEEEIQRLQTKMHQKIESIFSNLDAWQISQLSRHPQRPYTLDYVDMLFDEFHELHGDRAFADDHAIVGGLARFRGRGVMLIGHQKGRDTKAKVFRNFGSPRPEGYRKALRLLRTAERFRLPVLTFIDTQGAYPGVGAEERGQSEAIARNLAVMSRLETPIICTVIGEGGSGGALAIGVGDRVNMLQYSTYSVISPEGCASILWKDAAHAEEAASALGITSAKLSELGLVDEVIPEPLGGAHKDPEAVAASIGETLERQLNELTAMTTDKLLDRRYDRLLSYGRYKD; encoded by the coding sequence ATGAATCCGAACTATCTCGACTTCGAACAGCCCATCGCGGAACTCCAGGAAAAGATCGACGAACTGCGCAACGTCGGTTCCGACAACGCCATCAACCTGGAAGAAGAAATCCAGCGCCTGCAGACCAAGATGCACCAGAAGATTGAATCCATCTTCAGCAACCTGGATGCCTGGCAGATTTCCCAGCTCAGCCGCCACCCCCAGCGTCCCTACACGCTGGACTACGTGGACATGCTGTTCGACGAGTTTCATGAATTGCACGGTGACCGCGCCTTTGCCGATGACCACGCCATCGTCGGCGGCCTGGCGCGTTTCCGTGGTCGCGGCGTGATGCTGATCGGGCACCAGAAAGGCCGCGACACCAAGGCCAAGGTCTTCCGCAACTTCGGCAGCCCGCGCCCGGAAGGCTACCGCAAGGCGCTGCGCCTGCTGCGCACGGCCGAACGCTTTCGCCTGCCCGTGCTGACCTTCATCGATACCCAGGGGGCCTACCCCGGTGTCGGCGCCGAGGAACGCGGCCAGTCCGAGGCCATCGCCCGAAACCTGGCGGTGATGTCCCGGCTGGAAACGCCCATCATCTGCACCGTGATCGGTGAGGGCGGCTCCGGCGGCGCGCTGGCCATCGGTGTCGGCGATCGCGTGAACATGCTCCAGTACAGCACCTACTCCGTAATCTCACCGGAGGGCTGTGCGTCCATTCTCTGGAAGGACGCTGCCCATGCCGAGGAAGCCGCCTCCGCGCTGGGTATCACCTCCGCCAAGCTTTCTGAACTTGGCCTGGTCGATGAAGTGATTCCCGAGCCGCTGGGTGGTGCACACAAGGATCCCGAAGCGGTCGCGGCCAGCATCGGCGAGACGTTGGAACGGCAGTTGAACGAACTGACCGCCATGACCACGGACAAGCTGCTGGACCGCCGTTACGACCGGCTGCTGTCCTACGGCCGCTACAAGGACTGA
- the gluQRS gene encoding tRNA glutamyl-Q(34) synthetase GluQRS: MTRGRSAITGRFAPSPTGDLHFGSLVAALGSALSARSQGGRWLVRVEDIDPPREVEGSAERIIADLARFGLVADEPVLFQSTRATAYDNAIERLLREGKAFECGCSRADLPDNGVYPGTCRNGIARGKTARAIRARVDATPVTFTDAVHGVITEQLQHDCGDFVIRRADGLPAYQLAVVVDDAFQGVTEVVRGADLLDSTARQVHLQSLLGLPHPAYMHLPLVCDADGRKLSKQDGDDPVKTLEPALAIARALQVLGQQARPDLGVEGQIAAATANWTPGTVPRKVSAQWRARADAAGAA; the protein is encoded by the coding sequence GTGACTCGCGGGCGATCTGCCATCACGGGGCGCTTCGCGCCATCGCCCACCGGCGACCTGCATTTCGGTTCACTGGTCGCCGCACTGGGCAGCGCACTGAGCGCCCGCTCGCAGGGCGGACGCTGGCTGGTCAGGGTCGAAGACATCGACCCACCGCGAGAAGTCGAAGGTAGCGCGGAACGCATCATCGCCGACCTCGCCCGCTTCGGCCTGGTGGCCGACGAGCCAGTCCTTTTCCAGTCCACCCGCGCCACCGCCTACGACAATGCCATCGAAAGACTGCTACGCGAAGGCAAGGCCTTTGAGTGCGGCTGCTCACGGGCCGACCTGCCCGATAATGGCGTCTACCCGGGAACCTGCCGGAACGGCATCGCCAGGGGGAAAACCGCTCGAGCGATCCGCGCACGCGTGGATGCGACCCCGGTGACCTTCACCGACGCCGTTCATGGCGTCATTACGGAACAACTCCAACACGATTGCGGCGACTTCGTCATTCGACGTGCCGATGGCCTGCCGGCCTACCAGCTCGCGGTGGTCGTGGATGATGCATTCCAGGGCGTGACGGAGGTGGTTCGCGGTGCCGACCTGCTGGATTCGACCGCGCGCCAGGTGCACCTGCAATCGTTGCTGGGACTGCCGCACCCGGCCTATATGCACCTGCCACTGGTGTGCGACGCAGACGGTCGCAAACTGAGCAAACAGGACGGCGACGACCCGGTCAAGACCCTGGAACCCGCACTGGCGATCGCCCGTGCCCTGCAGGTACTGGGCCAGCAGGCCAGGCCGGACCTGGGTGTCGAAGGGCAGATTGCCGCGGCGACCGCAAACTGGACACCGGGCACCGTGCCACGGAAGGTCTCCGCGCAGTGGCGGGCCCGGGCCGATGCCGCCGGGGCGGCCTAG
- a CDS encoding EAL domain-containing protein, translating into MPIEGQFILVIDPSPEAAAGLNSQLRNAGLSVQVLHADSSHEAARLGREFRPVLVVHGADGPVSLHETASLANELQTFFAVTADQDNLAGRAGEVLQNGGMLIQSGNDDRMVSLCRRLLGAGAALRRNDQRQGDIDELRAQLALVLETTKDPITYFHEGLHVAANAAYLDLLGVDQFGDLAGTSLLEIVQAEDLDLKRLIRDLGDGQFPPEPIEARIKPRQDESVAVSLRFDPARLDHEDCIQMLVNVHEAASTEVAQSETAAEAAVDEAPVAEAPVIEALVVETPEPEEVPSVEAPAVPAVSNDTVPALADPVTGLLFRADFVARVDSGVSGSDEPARGAVLFVAADQHASLFDDLTVAEMDHLVKGISSAISDELHDDELACRFGDATFAVYALRENRAGVEALAERLREAVKRKGTSEAARSMPRPCSVGVAMFDPYSQDAETALAHARDAWHTAVQTGDTVVRYKPARGELTSENHEAAWVERIRYALDNDDFFTIQHNIMHLEGEGETLFENRTVMHDDAVDDSDPDYQGAAERNGLASRIDRLVIPGLLRAIDGGTDRHIISISGNSLQDFSFPGWFRRQLQESGVAGERVFLQLESGMARDHTKAARRLMDELANTGCGFSLSAMDDSNRKLALIDALNPELVRLDPVLTEELGQRTELVDRVRRVVSEAANHSCSVYVNNVRSSSDLALLWQCGVKLVTGDFLEGKPKVIGE; encoded by the coding sequence ATGCCCATAGAGGGCCAATTCATCCTCGTCATCGACCCGTCACCTGAAGCCGCCGCCGGGCTCAACAGCCAGTTGCGCAATGCCGGCCTCAGCGTACAGGTGCTGCACGCCGACTCGTCGCACGAAGCCGCCCGTCTGGGCCGCGAATTCCGGCCCGTGCTGGTGGTACATGGCGCGGATGGCCCGGTCTCGTTGCATGAAACGGCATCGCTGGCCAATGAGTTGCAGACCTTTTTTGCAGTGACCGCGGACCAGGACAACCTGGCCGGACGTGCTGGCGAGGTCCTCCAGAACGGTGGCATGCTGATCCAGTCCGGCAACGACGACCGCATGGTGTCGTTGTGCCGGCGTTTGCTGGGTGCCGGTGCCGCGCTGCGTAGAAACGACCAGCGCCAGGGTGATATCGATGAACTCCGCGCCCAGCTCGCACTGGTGCTGGAGACCACGAAAGACCCCATTACCTATTTCCATGAAGGCCTGCACGTGGCCGCCAATGCCGCCTACCTTGATCTCCTGGGTGTGGACCAGTTTGGCGACCTGGCTGGCACCTCGCTGCTGGAAATCGTCCAGGCCGAGGATCTCGACCTGAAGCGACTGATCAGGGACCTGGGCGACGGACAGTTCCCACCCGAACCCATCGAGGCACGGATCAAGCCGCGCCAAGATGAGTCTGTCGCCGTATCACTGCGTTTCGACCCCGCACGCCTGGACCACGAAGATTGCATTCAGATGCTGGTCAACGTTCATGAGGCAGCGTCTACCGAAGTCGCCCAGAGCGAAACGGCAGCCGAAGCAGCCGTTGACGAAGCGCCCGTTGCTGAAGCGCCTGTTATTGAAGCCCTCGTGGTGGAGACCCCCGAGCCGGAAGAAGTGCCGTCGGTTGAGGCACCGGCGGTGCCGGCGGTCAGCAATGACACCGTTCCCGCCCTGGCCGACCCTGTCACCGGCCTGCTGTTTCGTGCCGATTTTGTCGCCCGTGTCGATAGCGGCGTGTCCGGTTCAGACGAGCCAGCCCGCGGTGCGGTGCTGTTTGTCGCCGCGGATCAGCACGCCAGCCTGTTTGATGACCTGACGGTGGCCGAGATGGATCACCTGGTCAAGGGCATCTCGAGCGCCATCAGCGATGAATTGCATGACGACGAACTGGCCTGTCGCTTCGGCGACGCCACGTTTGCCGTTTACGCCCTGCGCGAGAACCGCGCCGGTGTTGAAGCCCTCGCGGAACGCCTCAGGGAGGCCGTCAAGCGAAAAGGCACCAGCGAAGCTGCCCGGTCGATGCCACGGCCATGCAGTGTGGGTGTGGCGATGTTTGACCCGTACTCCCAGGACGCGGAAACCGCGCTGGCGCACGCACGTGATGCCTGGCACACCGCGGTCCAGACCGGTGACACCGTGGTTCGCTACAAGCCGGCCCGTGGCGAGCTGACCAGCGAGAATCACGAGGCCGCCTGGGTTGAGCGCATTCGCTACGCCCTCGACAACGACGATTTCTTCACCATCCAGCACAACATCATGCACCTGGAAGGCGAAGGCGAAACCTTGTTCGAGAACCGCACTGTCATGCACGATGATGCGGTCGATGACAGCGACCCCGACTACCAGGGAGCCGCGGAACGTAATGGCCTGGCCAGCCGGATCGACCGGTTGGTGATTCCCGGCCTGCTGCGCGCCATCGATGGCGGAACGGACCGGCACATCATTTCCATCAGTGGGAACTCACTGCAGGATTTCAGTTTTCCTGGCTGGTTCCGCAGGCAACTGCAGGAATCCGGTGTTGCGGGTGAACGCGTGTTCCTGCAACTGGAATCCGGAATGGCCCGCGACCACACCAAGGCCGCCCGACGGTTGATGGACGAACTGGCCAACACTGGCTGCGGTTTCAGCCTGTCGGCCATGGATGACAGCAACCGCAAGCTCGCGCTGATCGATGCACTGAACCCCGAACTGGTGCGCCTTGACCCTGTCCTGACCGAGGAACTCGGGCAGCGCACGGAGCTGGTTGACCGTGTTCGACGCGTGGTCAGCGAAGCCGCCAATCACAGTTGTTCCGTCTACGTGAACAACGTCCGCAGCTCATCCGACCTCGCCCTGCTCTGGCAGTGCGGCGTCAAACTGGTGACCGGGGACTTCCTCGAAGGCAAGCCCAAGGTCATCGGCGAATAA
- the efp gene encoding elongation factor P produces MASYSTNEFRGGLKIILDGDPYNIVENEFVKPGKGQAFNRVKIRNLLTGRTVERTFKSGESVEAADVFETDVQYLYNDGDEWHFMHPDSFEQYAVAKDTVGEGAKWMKEEDTCRLTLWNGSPLAVEPQNFTELKIVETDPGLRGDTSGSGGKPATLETGAVVRVPLFVQEGEVIKVDTRKGEYVSRVKDS; encoded by the coding sequence ATGGCCTCATACAGCACCAATGAATTCCGGGGTGGACTGAAGATCATCCTGGATGGCGACCCCTACAACATCGTCGAAAACGAATTCGTCAAACCCGGCAAGGGGCAAGCGTTCAACCGCGTCAAGATTCGCAACCTGCTGACCGGGCGCACCGTCGAGCGCACCTTCAAGTCCGGCGAGTCCGTTGAAGCGGCCGATGTTTTCGAAACCGATGTGCAATACCTGTACAACGATGGCGATGAGTGGCATTTCATGCACCCCGACAGCTTTGAGCAGTACGCTGTGGCCAAAGACACGGTGGGTGAGGGTGCCAAGTGGATGAAGGAAGAGGACACCTGTCGCCTGACGCTGTGGAATGGCAGCCCGTTGGCTGTTGAGCCGCAGAACTTTACCGAGCTGAAGATCGTCGAGACCGACCCGGGGCTCCGCGGCGACACTTCCGGCAGTGGCGGCAAGCCGGCCACGCTGGAAACCGGCGCCGTGGTGCGCGTACCGCTGTTCGTGCAGGAAGGCGAGGTCATCAAGGTCGACACGCGCAAGGGTGAGTACGTTTCCCGCGTGAAAGACAGCTGA